The sequence below is a genomic window from Denitratisoma sp. DHT3.
GTCGGAGTAATTCAAGGGGCTGCGGTAGTGGGCGCGCAGGACGAAAAACCGCACCACCTCGGCATCGTACCGCTTCAACACGTCGCGGATGGTGAAAAAGTTGCCCAGCGACTTGGACATCTTCTCGTCGTCGACGCGCACGAAGCCGTTGTGCATCCAGTAGTTCACGAAGGTATGGCCATGCGCCCCTTCCGACTGGGCGATCTCGTTCTCATGGTGCGGAAACTGGAGATCCTGGCCGCCGCCGTGAATGTCGAAATGCGATCCCAGAAGGTCGGAACTCATCGCCGAGCATTCGATGTGCCAGCCGGGACGCCCCTCCCCCCAGGGCGAGACCCACTTGGCCTCGGCCGGCTCCCCGGCTTTGGCATGTTTCCAGAGCACGAAGTCGAGCGGGTCGCGCTTGCAGTCGGCCACTTCGACGCGTTCGCCGGCCCGCAGGTCGTCCAGGGACTTGCCCGAGAGCTTGCCGTAGCCGTCGAACCCGCGCACGTGATAGCAGACGTCGTCATTCTCGGAACGGTAGGCCAGGCCGTTCTGTTCCAGTCGGCCGATCATCCGCAGCATCTGCGGCACGTATTCCGTGGCGCGGGGCTCATGATCGGGCCGCAACACGCCGAGGGCGGCCGCATCCTCGTTCATGCAGGCGATGAAGCGATCGGTCAGGGTCCGGATGCTCTCGCCGTTCTCGCCCGCCCGCCGGATGATCTTGTCATCGATGTCGGTGATGTTGCGGACGTAGGTCACCTGATAGCCGCTGGCGCGCAGCCAGCGCGCCACCATGTCGAACACGACCATTACCCGCGCATGGCCCAGGTGGCAGTAATCGTAGACCGTCATGCCGCACACGTACATGCGGACCTTGCCGGACTCGATGGGCACGAAATCCTGCTTATCGCGAGCAAGCGTGTTGTAAAGCTTCAACATGAGAAAAACAGAGATAAACGCCGAACAAAGCCGTATTTCCCGGATTGGAAAACGACCCGCTTTGATGGAATGAGTACTTGCTTCTTGTTAGAATCACGAGTCGATTCCACCCTCTCGCAGTACGGCAAAAAGTATAACATGACCGCTCGCAGCCCCTTCTCGCCCATCTCGCTCGCCGCTGGCCTTTTTGCCCTTACGCTGCTCAGTCTTCCCGTCCGCGCGGACCCCCTGCAGGATGCGTCGAAACTGCTGAAGCAGAATCAACATGCCCAGGCGCTGGAGCAGGTGGACAAGTTCCTGGCCGCGAAGCCGAAGGATCCCCAGGGCCGCTTTCTGCGCGGGGTGATCCTCACCGAGATGGGGCGCAGCAATGATGCGATCGCCATCTTCTCGCGGCTGACCGAGGACTACCCGCAACTGCCGGAGCCCTACAACAACCTGGCCGTCATCTACGCCCAGCAGAAACAGTACGACAAGGCGAAGCAGGCCCTGGAAACCGCGATCCGGACCCACCCCTCCTACGCCACGGCGCACGAGAACCTGGGCGACATCTACGCCCGGATGGCGAGCCAGGCCTACGACAAGGCCCTGCAGCTGGACTCGTCCAATTCGACGGCGCAGACCAAGCTGGCGATGATCCGCGACCTGATGGGCGGAAGCATCAGGACCGGCGTGCCCCCGGCGGTCGCTGCGCCCCCGGCTCTGGCGGCGGCGCCCAAAACACCGGCGGCCCCCGCGGCGCCCGCCCCCAAAGCCGTCGAACCGGCCAAGGCGGTGGTGCCGCCCAAGCCGGTCGTGGTGGCGGCGGCCACGGCGCCGCATCCCGGCCAGCCCGCTCCGGCGGCCCCTGCGCCTGCGCCGGCCAAGGCGGTTGAACCGAAGGCGAACGCCGGCGATCCCTCGGGCGAGGTCGGACGGCTCGTCAATGGCTGGGCCAAGGCCTGGTCGAAGAAGGACGTGAAGGCCTATCTGGCCGTCTACGCCAAAGACTTCGCGGTGCCGGGCGGCGCCACCCGCGCCGCGTGGGAGAAGGAGCGCAATCTGCGCATCAAGAAACCCGGCAACATCGAGGTCGCCGTCGACGACCTGAAGATCACCGCCAACGGCCCGGACCAGGCGGTCGCCAAGTTCCGCCAGCACTACAAGTCCGCCACGCTCAAGAGCTCCAGCAACAAGGTGCTGCATCTGGTCAAGCGGGATGGCAGGTGGCAGATCCAGCAAGAGCGCATAGGCAACTGATGCGTTCCATGATTCTTCTCCGGCGGATTCTCGCCGCGCTGGCGCTGACGGCGGCCGGCGCCGCCCTCGCTTCCACGCCGGCGCGCTACTCCGACTCGGGCCCCGAGCCGATGCTGGCGAGCATTTTCGACTCCATCGAAGCGGGCAATTTCGAGCACGCCGCGCAGAACGTGAACGCTCTGATCAAGGCCTACCCCAATTTCCGGCTCGCGCATCTGATCAAGGGCGACCTGTTGCTGGCGCGCACGCGCACCCTGACCCGGTTCGGCGAAGGCGGGCGCTCGGCGCAGGACAAGGTCGAGGACTTGCGCGCGGAAGCCATCGCCCGGCTCAAGGCCTACAAGACCAAGCCGCCGGCCAACTACGTGCCGCGCTATCTGTTGCAGATGGAGGCGGACCAGAAGTTCGCAGTGGTGGTGGATACGCAGAAGTCGCGGCTCTATCTCTACCAGAACGAGAAAGGCACGCCCCGCTTCGTCGCCGACTACTACATCACCCATGGCAAGCTGGGCAGCGAAAAACTCAAGGAAGGCGACAAGCGCACGCCGATCGGCGTCTATCACGTCACCTCCAGCCTGCCCACGGCGCGGCTGGGAGACTTTTACGGCAGCGGCGCCTATCCGATCAATTACCCCAATGAGTGGGATCGTCGGATGGGCCGCAACGGCCACGGCATCTGGCTGCACGGCACCCCCTCCAACACCTTCTCCCGCCCGCCCAAGGCCTCGGACGGCTGCGTGGTGCTGGCCAACCAGGATCTCGACGCCCTCGCCAAGAAGCTGCAGATCGGCCTCACCCCGGTCATCATCAGCAACAGCATCGAATGGCTGTCGCTCGACGACTGGCAGGCCGAACGCAGCTCGCTGCTGTCGATGATCGACACCTGGCGACAGGACTGGGAAAGCCGCAACATCGACCGCTACGCCAGCCACTATTCCAGGCGTTTCGCGGCCGACAGCCAGAACCTCGCCCAGTGGGTGGAGCAGAAGCGCAAGGTCAATGCCGGCAAGGAGTGGATCAAGGTCGCCACCCAGAACATCAGCATGTTCCGCAATCCGGGCAAGGAAGAATACGTCGTGGTCACTTTCGAACAGGACTACAAGAGCAGCAACCTGTCGAACGTGATGAAGAAGCGCCAGTACTGGATCAAGGAAGACGGCACCTGGAAAATCCTCTACGAAGGCGCGGCCTGATCCCACCCGCCACATCCGCCAAGGAATGCCATGAGAAAACTGTTTGCCCGGCTGTCCGCCCAACTCTTCACCCTCTGCGCCGGTCTGCTGCTCGGCCTCGCCGCCCAGGCCGCCCAGACCACCGCCACCCAGGTGGAAATCAAGACCAGCCAGGGCACCGTCGTCGCCGAACTCTACGGCGACAAGGCGCCCAGGACCGTGGAGAATTTCCTGAAGTACAGCAAGGACGGCTTCTACAACGGCACGATCTTCCACCGGGTGATCAACGGCTTCATGATCCAGGGCGGCGGCTTTGTGCCCGGCATGAAGGAGAAAAAGACCCGGGCGCCGATCAGGAACGAGGCCCAGCGTGCGATGAGTGCCGGGCTCAGGAACGAGGCCGGCACGCTGGCCATGGCCCGCACCCAGGACCCGCACTCCGCCGCCGCGCAGTTTTTCATCAATCTGGCCGACAACCGCAACCTCGACTACCCCTCCTTCGACGGCTGGGGCTATGCGGTGTTCGGCAAGGTCGTGAGCGGCATGGACGTCATCCAGAAAATCGCCCAGGTACCCACCGGAAACGCCGGCATGCATCAGAACGTGCCGCTCACACCGGTCGTCATCGAATCCATCACCGTCTTGTCCGCAAAGGAATCCAAATGATCAAGCTCCACACCAACCACGGCGTCATCACCATCGAACTCGACACCGAGAACGCCCCCAAGACCGCCCAGAACTTCCTCGACTACGTGGGGGCCGGCCATTACGACGGCACCCTGTTCCATCGCGTGATCGACGGCTTCATGATCCAGGGCGGCGGCTATGGCCCGGGCCTGAAGGAAAAGCCCACCCGCGATCCGATCGAGAACGAAGCCGCCAACGGTCTCAAGAACAAGCGCGGCACCCTGGCCATGGCGCGGACCTCCGACCCCCACTCCGCCACCGCCCAGTT
It includes:
- a CDS encoding murein L,D-transpeptidase family protein — its product is MRSMILLRRILAALALTAAGAALASTPARYSDSGPEPMLASIFDSIEAGNFEHAAQNVNALIKAYPNFRLAHLIKGDLLLARTRTLTRFGEGGRSAQDKVEDLRAEAIARLKAYKTKPPANYVPRYLLQMEADQKFAVVVDTQKSRLYLYQNEKGTPRFVADYYITHGKLGSEKLKEGDKRTPIGVYHVTSSLPTARLGDFYGSGAYPINYPNEWDRRMGRNGHGIWLHGTPSNTFSRPPKASDGCVVLANQDLDALAKKLQIGLTPVIISNSIEWLSLDDWQAERSSLLSMIDTWRQDWESRNIDRYASHYSRRFAADSQNLAQWVEQKRKVNAGKEWIKVATQNISMFRNPGKEEYVVVTFEQDYKSSNLSNVMKKRQYWIKEDGTWKILYEGAA
- a CDS encoding nuclear transport factor 2 family protein, translated to MTARSPFSPISLAAGLFALTLLSLPVRADPLQDASKLLKQNQHAQALEQVDKFLAAKPKDPQGRFLRGVILTEMGRSNDAIAIFSRLTEDYPQLPEPYNNLAVIYAQQKQYDKAKQALETAIRTHPSYATAHENLGDIYARMASQAYDKALQLDSSNSTAQTKLAMIRDLMGGSIRTGVPPAVAAPPALAAAPKTPAAPAAPAPKAVEPAKAVVPPKPVVVAAATAPHPGQPAPAAPAPAPAKAVEPKANAGDPSGEVGRLVNGWAKAWSKKDVKAYLAVYAKDFAVPGGATRAAWEKERNLRIKKPGNIEVAVDDLKITANGPDQAVAKFRQHYKSATLKSSSNKVLHLVKRDGRWQIQQERIGN
- a CDS encoding peptidylprolyl isomerase encodes the protein MRKLFARLSAQLFTLCAGLLLGLAAQAAQTTATQVEIKTSQGTVVAELYGDKAPRTVENFLKYSKDGFYNGTIFHRVINGFMIQGGGFVPGMKEKKTRAPIRNEAQRAMSAGLRNEAGTLAMARTQDPHSAAAQFFINLADNRNLDYPSFDGWGYAVFGKVVSGMDVIQKIAQVPTGNAGMHQNVPLTPVVIESITVLSAKESK
- a CDS encoding peptidylprolyl isomerase — its product is MIKLHTNHGVITIELDTENAPKTAQNFLDYVGAGHYDGTLFHRVIDGFMIQGGGYGPGLKEKPTRDPIENEAANGLKNKRGTLAMARTSDPHSATAQFFINVVDNEFLDFKAPNGNGWGYCVFAKVVDGMDVVDAIKSVNTGNAGFHQDVPKEDVVIERTEVV
- the cysS gene encoding cysteine--tRNA ligase: MLKLYNTLARDKQDFVPIESGKVRMYVCGMTVYDYCHLGHARVMVVFDMVARWLRASGYQVTYVRNITDIDDKIIRRAGENGESIRTLTDRFIACMNEDAAALGVLRPDHEPRATEYVPQMLRMIGRLEQNGLAYRSENDDVCYHVRGFDGYGKLSGKSLDDLRAGERVEVADCKRDPLDFVLWKHAKAGEPAEAKWVSPWGEGRPGWHIECSAMSSDLLGSHFDIHGGGQDLQFPHHENEIAQSEGAHGHTFVNYWMHNGFVRVDDEKMSKSLGNFFTIRDVLKRYDAEVVRFFVLRAHYRSPLNYSDVHLDDARSALTRLYTALRGHDGPAAVDWDEVHARRFREAMDDDFGTPEAVAVLFDLAAESNRSGDPAFARQLKGLGAVLGLLQRDAVEFLQATPAHDGLSNEQIEQRIADRAAAKQARDFALSDRIRDELKAAGVVLEDSPGGTVWRRS